DNA from Osmerus mordax isolate fOsmMor3 chromosome 2, fOsmMor3.pri, whole genome shotgun sequence:
TGAAAGCGGATCCCTTAGATTTTTCTTCAACTTGCGTACGCATTACAATTACGAAATTGAATTGTGCCTTAAGTGTTTAGTCatatgttaaatgtaatgtaatttgaCATTAAGTGTGGTTATATTGCATGTCGTGGAGGTTGTGATGAAACAGTTTACATCCTGCTGCTAGTCGTTATTGTATCAACCAAATACTTTTCGAGACGATGCAGGCCAAGATGGAGAAAGTGTGTAGTTATGTAGGACAACAAGGTGGTGAGACATGAGATTAATTTAGTGTACATATACAATTTGACATTGTCTGTTAATGAGAATAAGAATCTGTTTTTGTTGCAGTTTACAGCCCGGTTTAAGAAATGTAATATATTTGCATTATTTATTATAATCTCCAATGTAGGACCATGTAGGTCGTGCTGGTGTCTGAGGGTGAAAGGAGTTTCCAGGagtacaggaggggggagaaaccCCCAGAGCAGCATGGAGGAAGCTACTGGTTCTCCTCAGGAGGAGGCGATCTCTCAGTTAAAGAGGTGAGACTGAGTGGATGTACTGGAGGGGACAATTACATACAGCCTGTCACTTGACCAAAACACGGTCAAGGTATAACGACATCGACTTGTGGAGCAAGTAAAATCAGCATGCATTTATTAAATTTTGAGTGTCGGAACGATTTTAGTTTACTTCAAAATTATGTAAAACTAATGACATAGTAAATTTGTCACATAAATAAAATGttcagatacatttacatttagtcatttagcagacgctcttacccagagcgacttacagtaagtgcagggacattctccccgaggcaagtagggtgaagtgcctttcccaaggacacaacgtcatttttcacggtcgggaatcgaaccaacaaccttctgattaattgcccgactccctaaccgctcagccatctgaccccccagatgataatgtttttgtgtgtagagtttatATCGTATATATAGAGTTTTTAAGATCCTGTGATACACCTTATTTGATGACATTCTAGAAAGCCAACCAAGCTGTACATTATTTGCTGTATGTTTAATTACAGACAAAAGATCTACACAAAAAGGGAGATTGTTCAAAGAGTTTACAGTACCATCAACCCAGAACGTTAACAACTTTGATTTAGAACCTCATTTGCACCTGAGTTAGTGTCTTGTGATTCTCATTATTTGTTAATGTTGTCATTATAATGCCAAGTCACCAGAGCCTGATAATGGTCCTCTGAAGTCTCACCTTTGTGTACTTTTTATCTTCAAACATGATAGTGTGTCTGTTGAGGATGCAGAGTCACCATCAGCCAGCGACAAGCCTACAAATAAGGAACGTCAACTTATGAAACACAGGTGAAGTCTACCATCTGTACGAGACAGTTTGTTGTACAACTGTACAACTTTATATTAATGTTGTTGTGTAGTAGTAAGCCCTTAAGGGTTTGTGTTAAGATGAAATCTTCTCACAGTTTTTCTATTTGGCTTTACCCAGTCTTAAAATGTTGACATGAGTTGAAAGTTCTTGTTGCTTTTTTTGTAGTCACCCCTTTAGAATGGATAAGCAAAACATTAATTATTTTGTAAAGTTGTTTTGCTGAATTGTTGTAGGGTGAATGAGGAGAGATCAGTATCGCCAACCCCCAGTTATCTGTCTATGAAGAGTGAACAGTCAATGTCTGTCCTTATGAATCGCAAAGAGCAGGACATGCCTGATGAGAAGGAGTAAGTTGTTTTAATTATGGCAATAGTATTGATTTTGACATCAACATAAATAAaaccaaaaaaaacatttaacctCACTATTAATTCATGCATTCATTTATGTCACTGAAAATATGACTATTCCCTACAGGTTTCAGACTGACAGAGCAGGATCACCAACCCCCAGTCATGtatccatgaagagtgactgtTCTATGGATATACCCATCAGCTTCAGGGTTGGAGGTTCAACAATCATGTGAGATCATACTACTTAAGCAATGTCACACATGAGGGAGTGCATTATTACTGAATATCAACACGGCTGATCTAAAACAATACACTGGCTTTCACATGTGTAGGTGATTGTTTTGTTTGCTTTCTTAATGTTCAATCCAGAGAGGGTCTTTGTGATCCTTGTTTTGATGATGAAAAAAAGCTTCGAGCCGTGAAGACCTGTCTCACCTGCAGCAGCTCCTACTGTGACAAGCACGTCAGGAGGCACTACACAGACGCAAAgtttcagacacacaccctggtgGATGTGGACCCAGCCAAACAGCAGAGACTCTGCCAGGATCATCACAAGCCTCTGGAGGTGTTCTGCTGGACTGATAACATGCTGATCTGCAGTCAGTGTTCTGTAACACAGCACAGAGGACATGACATATTTGTAAAGGATGAACAAGCTGCAGGAAAGGTAGTTACTTAAGTTGATACTGTGATTAATAACTTGTGAAATGTTGAATATGTGTTATGGATATTTCATTTCACACCATAAAACAACATTTATGTTCATGAATTGAACAACAATTTTTAAATTTTTAAATTGAATTACTTAATAAAAAAACTGTACTTTATTAACAGGAACGTCAAAGGCTAGATACAGTTAATCGTAAGTGTGTGTTATGAATATCCAAAATTAGATTATTTTTCAACTATATTGGCAATATagttcctttgataaactgagCCTTTATCTTTTGCATTATTTAAGAAAGCTTGTGTTCATGTTAGTTTATTCATCTTTTTCATTCTGCACTTCATCATTGTTCCCTCCTGGAGAGATCAGCTTCCTGTCAGTGAAGCCAGACTCTGTGACTCTGACCTGGGGACCTCCTGAGGGTCTGGAAGGACCCAGGAAGTTTATAGTGACctgggagggtgatggagaacCAGATAACCTGATCATAAAAGACATGTACAGAGTACAAATCACTGGGCTTCAACCTGGTCAACATTATGATTTCAAGGTGGCAACAATGGGAGCCGAAGGAAGCCAAAGCAGTTCTATTTCAAAAACTGTAATAACAGgtaaaattattttattacaGCTAGAATCAGCTAGATCCATGAATAATGTATAATCTGGACTCAACTGTGAACAGAATGGCAGACTACTTGTAGGTTAGCTACAGTAAACAAAGTCTCAGGACACATACATATTTTTTATGTGTTTATTACATTGTGCTCTATAACCTGGCAAGGAGTATTAAATCCCACTTGCATCATCAACCTATTGcaataccgtatttttcggaaaacaagctgcattttctataaaccgcaccccaccagaatgggagcttcgTGTTTTTAAATCGGATTATAACCCGCCCTGGAATATATACCAAGCAATGCAGTATAGGCGATTTTACAGCATGCCGTAaaacacttcggttgtggatagtatgtccatgcgttgcaaaatccattgttatgtctacaaaattaattttgatatagtataagtttagctagcttgcaaatcctgaggatagcctaccgaagttgaattagccaatgtcgttagcgatgctagctagcgttggtttgctagctgtacagtatataacatttcactgggtcttgcagctgtttgatttactgaaattattgtaaaatgttatgttttaCTAGCcttttgcctactttagcaagttattgtatttccaagccctgatagtgtaactgagacgacacagtaaataattcctctttcaagtaataagccccagttcaagtgttgagcattaaattagctgcacggtctgtagagatcttaggacaaagccacttttttgttctaaaaccgggctatacgccgcttcgaaatataagccgtacaaccacaagaaaattgtaaaatcggggtacaagccgcggttttatttccgaaaaatacgatAGTTTGATGGTTTCCCTCTCTTAAGAAAAAAGTTTAAAGAAAGGAAATCCTACAGAGAAAAATACATCATCATCCCATAATTATTTAATGTTGTCATTTTTCTCAAAGCGGTCCCAAGGCCCAGCTACCTGGAAGTATTAGAGAGCCTGGACAGGTCTCTGTCTGTAGAATGGGGCAGAACAAATGGACTGCAGCTCTCTCATCGCTACTTAATAACCTACAGGAGCCCTGGATCAGAACCGCTGGCagtacacactaaacacacaacaGGTCCACTCCACTTCTCCAGAACCCTGACTGACCTGCAGCCTTGTACTCAGTACACTGTTGATGTCTCAACAGTGTTGACAAATGGGCAGCAAAGTGAACCATTGTCTAAAACCATCTCCACCAGTAAGACATCTTCATTGTTCTACTGCTCTCTGTGTAGAAGATTGACCTTTTACAGTGCTGTACAGTATTTCCTGTATACTAAAACTCTTCAAATTCTTCATATTTTTTTATCCCTCCTTTTTAAAAACCTCCTTTATGGCGTCTTGTAGAGATGTTGATGATTCTTACAGATAAAGCGGTGTATCATCTGCATAAAGGCTGTTCTTGTGAGGATGGTGGTTCTTGTGTTGAGGGTTTGAATTCCCTTGATGTTGTTATTTTGACATATTGCAGCAGCTAAAGGTTCAATGAACAGGACAAAAAGGGATAAAGAGAGTGGGCATCCTTTCCTGATTCCCTGTGCCGTGTGAAACTGTGATGATAATCCGTTCGAAGCAACTCAGGCCATTGGTGAGCTGTACAGTATTCCTAGCCACTGAATAAACATTTATCTGAAATCCAATTTGTGTAGTGTTAAAAATTGAATCTATCAGTTGTTTGATTTTTACAGATTTCTTTTTGTGTGGTAAATACGATATAATTACTATTTGCTGTTTCCCAGAGTAGTGTGGATAAGACTCTAGGGAATTGTTTATTTCCATGAGGGATGCCCACTCTTTTGTGAATAATGTGTTGACATCAGGATCTTTAAGCACAGAAGTGTTTCATCATCAAGCATGCTGTGGCACTGGAGATCCAATGTTACTGCAGGCAATGTTACTGATTTGGGCAGAGAAAGTTTTAACTTTTATTTTACATGTTTTCTTCCTGAAGCATTTCGTTTGGTGAATGGGAGAATTTGATACTGGATTTCAGTTCTGTGAGGTCTGCGTGTAATTATTCCAATAATGAGAGATTGTTGTTGATAGACGAGTAAACTGACCTCGATTGTGGTATTTTTGTCCTCAGTCTCGATAGACTTGTCTTTTCAGTTGCTTTTTGCTGTGTTCGAAAGGTAGTTGTTGATGAAGGTTTACAATTTTTGGACAGTTGAAGAGGTATGTAATCCGATGTTGGCAATAGTGGGAGTAATATATGCAGGCAAAAGGTTTGGTTGTGATGTTTCTGCTTGATGAAATGTCTTATCCGGTTTTCTCACGTCATGTACCCAGAACTGCATCATCAATGTAGAGTGTCTTTAATGTAATTAAGTATGTGAATGTCTTTATTGAGCAATGTATAATGCAATTACCTGAAATAAATGGAATTCCATAATCCTGACGCAATGTAGAATTCCATCAGTTTGACACCTGCCTCAATGTTTGGAGTCAGTAAAAAAAGTAGCAGAGAAGAGAATGTGTCAGTTAGCTTTGCCACTACTCCATGCCTAAAATATAGGTGTTTATGTTCAGACCAACAACTTAAACAACAAGTGTTTACTGCAAATCAAAATGTTTCTATCAAATCTCTAAAATACCCCCCTTTCACTTAAGGAGTTCCATCACCAACTGACCTGACCACAGAGCAGTTACAGCCCTCCTCTGTGACCCTGTGTTGGACCAAGCCTGAAGGAATGGAGACAATCCCACATCACTTCCTCATAACCTACAGCAGCCCAGGAACAGAGTCCCAGCCAACACAGACTGGAGACTGCTGCACAACACTGACTGACCTGCTACCTGGTACTCACTACACTGTTGGAGTCTGTACTGTGCTGGATCATGGAGGACAACTGAGTAAACCTGCCTCTACAACCATCATCACTGGTGAGACACTTGTACATTTCAATTCAAGCTTTTGtcaccaggggtctcatttataaagcttgcgtaagcacaaaacggggctgaaaaaGTGCCTAagccactttccacgcaaaggttgtgatttataaaaacaaacttgacggcagaatgtgcggtcctccacgcaaactctgaccctcccgtaggcctacgcacattttggaaacagttggaattggcgacgcagatgaccgtactgtagtcagactgcagaaagtaaatgtgggaagaacgattactcgtaatatttatatattttgttttcctcacacacttttttcactcgatttcatcattagatttaatccagcagtattattttagcttgtactgagtgataaatgttccataaacaccttgtacaatcaactcaaattaaaaataaaaaatcagcGCTATCTCACCATCATATTGTCCACTaccggagtgcaggaggggtaaatgcccgactgcatggaatgcagataacatcacatatcctacatttaaataactgcagaatacagtgtataactaaatatatgtatttaatactgtgcatatatcatcatatgtcaaaaactggaaatatagTCGTTAAGCACCCgtgcaatcgctacactccacgtcatcagtccagactttaatagattactgttcataacaacgcttttgttttcaaattgtatctcgactctGTATTGTATCACAAAttgtatcactggcacagttgacgccactcgcacagtTTTTGTAATTGGTGATCTAAAATTTTCGGAGTTTTTGGGCTCCACCAttaggctaacagtgtctgagaagttgtcatgcgctatgattcaccgtaaagaacaatcgcatgccagggtcatgatgagatactagattagcattcatgaggtgctttgcattgactatttatggttaaaaatgggcgtgttcagggcggggtacaatgctgattcacgtacgcacacttgtgggtaatctgtgatttataaagggaacattgcgtacaggtgtgcgtacgcacggttttataaatctgaatttttgtgtgcgtacgccattttaggcttttgggcgtatgtacacttttagtaagaatcctacgcacagttttataaatgagaccccagaacATTGTCTGCACGTAAATGTTGTCAAGGGACTCTTGAAACTGTATTTTATTACAATGTTCATGATCTTTTATCCCTTCTCCAGACGGGTGGCCTATGGGAAATTTTGGCCCCACTGCAAGAACAGAGCACCCCCACCCTACCTCCCCCACCCTAACACCAGCCAGAGGAATTCAACATCAGTAATTACACAgaatatttgtttttttgtatcGATTCAGCAACATTTGGTATATTACCATAGTATACCCTATAGCTATAGAATTTTAAGCTAGACATGCTCCACGACCTCTCCATTGATATGGatggggatgtgtgtgatggtccTAGCTTGTCTGAAGTCCAAAATGATCTCTTTTGTCTTCTTGGTCTTGAGTGtcaagttgttgttgttgttggtgccACTTAACCAGGTGCTGGATCTCCTCCGTGTAGACGGTCTTGTTGTCTCTGATCAGGCCTACCACTGTGGTGTCATCTGCAAACGTAATAATGCTGTTGGACCCCAGAACAGGAGTTGTGTTTATAGACATAAGAGTTTTGCACTACATACACGTGAaaagtgtcaaaatgtttgtctcaTTCCCGAATGTATTGCTTTTACTTCCTCAAAGGTTCGGCTGCATGGTTTATGACAAATTTTTGTTTTGGGGGCAAAAAGTGCTGCTAACgatagctaactagctatccACAGTCACAAACATTGCTAATGTCACAATGTCAAACCCCTGCGTGCGTTTACCTACAGTACAAGTCTCTTTTCAGTAGCTAGATAGCTTCTTCTAGCTAACTAAAACTACAAAAAGACTTCAAgagtcaggtgtcaggtggctgagcggttagggagtcgggctagtaatctgaaggttaccggttcggttcccggctgtgcaaaatgatgttgtgtccttgggcaaggcacttcaccctacttgcctcgggggaatgtcactgtacttactgtaagtcgctctggataagagcaactgctaaatgtaaaatgtagaaaCGCAACAGGCACAGACCAGGGTGCCAATGATATATTGGGGTCTAACTGCATTCTTTTCCCAATAAATATGCAACACTACCCCATCAGGAAAAACCGACCcactgaactgtgtgtgtgtgtgtcattgacaCAGGTAGGAGTCTCTGTAGACTGTGCACACCTCTCTGTGCATCTTGTTTCTGCCttattttttctcctttttttttgttgtaatattcctacacagaggaaaaatacaaaaactCGACAACATATGATAATACACTAGATATTTCTGTAAATTCATAGAGTTTTGTCAGATGACGACATTCCTGTGGGGAGTGGGTGCCACGGAGAGGAGGAAACCAAATAATCGATTCCACTTAAACTCCACCTTACCTAACTGTTATATAAATCTGTTATTTATAGAAATGTGTTCCCTGTTACATATTTTGTTACATATGCAGGTGATGGACCTTTGTTTTTATTCACACAGTTCAGACAGGAGGTAGGCTATGGTATATGTAGAAAAatacattcatttatttaacatAGATCATAAATGTCGCAGGCATTGCACCTGACATGCAACTGACTGCACCCGCGTGCACTGTCGTCACGCTTTCAACGTCCATACTTATCAGGTATATTAACAGCCCTCCCGGGCCGTGACACACCAGCCCGCCTTGCATTCCCCTCTCCCAATTGCCCTCCCCGTGCCTTCTATCAAGTGGCCGGATATCACCTGCTCAGGTAGTGCACCCTATTTCAGTGTCCCACCTGACACACCCGGCTTGGGATTGGTTCCACTAGGCTACATTTTGGATGCAGTGTCTG
Protein-coding regions in this window:
- the LOC136959813 gene encoding uncharacterized protein isoform X1, which produces MQAKMEKVCSYVGQQGGPCRSCWCLRVKGVSRSTGGGRNPQSSMEEATGSPQEEAISQLKSVSVEDAESPSASDKPTNKERQLMKHRVNEERSVSPTPSYLSMKSEQSMSVLMNRKEQDMPDEKEFQTDRAGSPTPSHVSMKSDCSMDIPISFRVGGSTIIEGLCDPCFDDEKKLRAVKTCLTCSSSYCDKHVRRHYTDAKFQTHTLVDVDPAKQQRLCQDHHKPLEVFCWTDNMLICSQCSVTQHRGHDIFVKDEQAAGKERQRLDTVNLFPPGEISFLSVKPDSVTLTWGPPEGLEGPRKFIVTWEGDGEPDNLIIKDMYRVQITGLQPGQHYDFKVATMGAEGSQSSSISKTVITAVPRPSYLEVLESLDRSLSVEWGRTNGLQLSHRYLITYRSPGSEPLAVHTKHTTGPLHFSRTLTDLQPCTQYTVDVSTVLTNGQQSEPLSKTISTRVPSPTDLTTEQLQPSSVTLCWTKPEGMETIPHHFLITYSSPGTESQPTQTGDCCTTLTDLLPGTHYTVGVCTVLDHGGQLSKPASTTIITDGWPMGNFGPTARTEHPHPTSPTLTPARGIQHQFASTARMSYLSPMLTIGGQGGSPFDFNGIDSGATLEKIWVWVGGWQVKALKVWLTDGRSQEFGEPAGKFSEFQFEDGEHFSKLSLWGNGAGTRLGAMKFQTNHSREFFAYMTDWELKTEYPVDVGSGICVGVSGKAGSDMDCLGFQFINTIKSTILTDVYYPTLQGVIPQVATELIKSVTYKNNFTVPQEYKIETSKTITKKSLWSVTNKFETNFNCLVKAGIPEVAEVSAGYGFTVGTESPHGLEEERSHTECLSFPIDVPAGKTVHVDITIGRVTVDLPFTATVEITCLNNSVLRFKISGTYKGLTYTDAKVVVVTTSA
- the LOC136959813 gene encoding uncharacterized protein isoform X2; translated protein: MEEATGSPQEEAISQLKSVSVEDAESPSASDKPTNKERQLMKHRVNEERSVSPTPSYLSMKSEQSMSVLMNRKEQDMPDEKEFQTDRAGSPTPSHVSMKSDCSMDIPISFRVGGSTIIEGLCDPCFDDEKKLRAVKTCLTCSSSYCDKHVRRHYTDAKFQTHTLVDVDPAKQQRLCQDHHKPLEVFCWTDNMLICSQCSVTQHRGHDIFVKDEQAAGKERQRLDTVNLFPPGEISFLSVKPDSVTLTWGPPEGLEGPRKFIVTWEGDGEPDNLIIKDMYRVQITGLQPGQHYDFKVATMGAEGSQSSSISKTVITAVPRPSYLEVLESLDRSLSVEWGRTNGLQLSHRYLITYRSPGSEPLAVHTKHTTGPLHFSRTLTDLQPCTQYTVDVSTVLTNGQQSEPLSKTISTRVPSPTDLTTEQLQPSSVTLCWTKPEGMETIPHHFLITYSSPGTESQPTQTGDCCTTLTDLLPGTHYTVGVCTVLDHGGQLSKPASTTIITDGWPMGNFGPTARTEHPHPTSPTLTPARGIQHQFASTARMSYLSPMLTIGGQGGSPFDFNGIDSGATLEKIWVWVGGWQVKALKVWLTDGRSQEFGEPAGKFSEFQFEDGEHFSKLSLWGNGAGTRLGAMKFQTNHSREFFAYMTDWELKTEYPVDVGSGICVGVSGKAGSDMDCLGFQFINTIKSTILTDVYYPTLQGVIPQVATELIKSVTYKNNFTVPQEYKIETSKTITKKSLWSVTNKFETNFNCLVKAGIPEVAEVSAGYGFTVGTESPHGLEEERSHTECLSFPIDVPAGKTVHVDITIGRVTVDLPFTATVEITCLNNSVLRFKISGTYKGLTYTDAKVVVVTTSA